One Pullulanibacillus sp. KACC 23026 DNA segment encodes these proteins:
- a CDS encoding HAMP domain-containing sensor histidine kinase — translation MKFPEWVKRVFGIAAILSGLFLAWLIAPYISSWFYGLIDFKPSSYALRQMIDSFLGFFIFGISMYTIAKVGRIEERQQRFLHPFLNAMKMMAEGNFNIDLSYYKNHVNSPRHPYYKIIESINHTAEQLGEMEQMRQEFISNVSHEIQSPLTSISGFAHALKNNQLSSEEKHHYLTIIETECQRLSKLSENLLKLTSLESDHPFEKARYRLDRQLRQVILSCEPQWTKKHIDLDVRLENITVNADEELMNQVWINLIHNSIKFTPEHGIIKVQLQEKEDVIEVSIKDSGIGMNMEEVTHMFERFYKADRSRNRNIEGNGLGLSIVRKILDLHDARVQVKSEPSQGTEVIIKLAKE, via the coding sequence ATGAAGTTCCCTGAATGGGTCAAGCGGGTATTTGGAATTGCAGCCATTTTATCAGGACTATTTCTTGCTTGGCTGATCGCACCTTATATTTCTTCTTGGTTTTATGGGTTAATCGACTTCAAACCATCCTCTTATGCTTTAAGGCAAATGATTGATTCCTTTTTAGGCTTTTTCATTTTCGGGATTTCGATGTACACGATTGCTAAAGTCGGTCGCATAGAGGAACGACAGCAGCGATTTCTTCACCCCTTCCTCAATGCGATGAAAATGATGGCTGAAGGGAATTTTAATATTGACCTTTCTTATTATAAAAATCATGTTAACTCTCCTCGCCATCCTTATTACAAGATTATTGAGAGCATTAACCATACGGCTGAACAGCTTGGTGAGATGGAGCAGATGCGCCAAGAGTTTATTTCGAATGTCTCACATGAAATTCAATCACCGCTTACATCAATCAGCGGATTTGCTCACGCCTTAAAAAATAATCAGCTTTCTTCCGAGGAAAAACATCATTATTTGACCATCATTGAAACCGAATGCCAACGCCTGTCAAAGTTGAGTGAAAATCTATTAAAGCTGACCTCTCTTGAATCGGACCACCCTTTCGAAAAAGCGCGTTATCGATTAGACCGACAGCTTCGGCAAGTTATCCTTTCATGTGAACCGCAATGGACAAAGAAACATATTGATCTAGACGTCAGACTTGAGAACATAACCGTAAACGCTGATGAGGAATTAATGAATCAAGTGTGGATTAACCTTATTCATAACAGCATTAAATTCACACCTGAACATGGAATCATTAAGGTGCAATTGCAAGAAAAAGAGGATGTGATAGAAGTATCTATAAAAGACAGCGGGATTGGCATGAACATGGAGGAAGTGACCCATATGTTTGAACGCTTCTATAAGGCTGATCGATCTAGAAATCGAAATATAGAAGGAAATGGCTTAGGGCTTTCGATTGTCAGAAAGATATTGGATCTGCATGACGCTCGAGTTCAAGTTAAAAGTGAACCCAGCCAAGGGACCGAAGTGATCATTAAACTCGCGAAAGAATAG
- the ureE gene encoding urease accessory protein UreE: MIIEEVIGNIETLDKRALHIERVFLESDALLKRIQRVVTDHGKELGIRLKDQAKLRDGDVLYLDERNMIVISVMEDDLLVIQPTSIQQMGEIAHQLGNRHLPAQFEGRDMLVQYDYLVEELLEQLAVPFKREKRKVKQAFQHIGHHHD, encoded by the coding sequence ATGATTATTGAAGAAGTGATAGGAAATATTGAGACATTAGATAAGAGAGCACTTCATATTGAGCGCGTGTTTCTTGAAAGCGATGCCCTCCTTAAACGGATTCAGCGAGTCGTAACAGATCACGGAAAGGAGCTTGGGATCCGATTAAAGGATCAAGCAAAGCTCCGAGATGGGGATGTTTTGTACCTTGATGAACGTAATATGATTGTGATTTCAGTGATGGAAGATGACCTTCTCGTCATTCAACCAACCTCTATACAGCAGATGGGAGAGATTGCCCATCAGCTTGGTAACCGGCATTTGCCGGCTCAATTTGAAGGCAGGGATATGCTGGTTCAATATGATTATCTTGTGGAAGAATTGTTAGAGCAATTAGCTGTTCCTTTTAAAAGAGAGAAAAGAAAGGTGAAGCAGGCCTTTCAACATATAGGCCATCACCATGATTAA
- a CDS encoding DUF4230 domain-containing protein gives MRERKLSKRDLKYIAQQLQSSQSETATTLAIQPKRMVNPFRWMALAKTWFIALSVCVILAIILFFVWHIQASKQATLKSGTAVLSIQKLATLATAQEQVKTILSKEDNKLFGKNISFNLPGTKRTVFLVVPATVTAGVDLQHVSKNDVAIDEKNKSIQITLPHATILEDPAVDFKNVQTYSSEGIFRNDVKADEEVQLEDLASQKIKKEAIQSGILTIAETNAQTTLQDFFKNLGYQVKINYK, from the coding sequence TTGAGAGAAAGAAAACTTTCCAAAAGAGATCTAAAATATATTGCCCAGCAGCTTCAGAGCTCTCAATCAGAAACAGCAACAACACTCGCGATACAACCTAAACGAATGGTTAATCCTTTTAGATGGATGGCTTTAGCGAAGACATGGTTCATTGCGTTAAGTGTATGTGTGATTCTTGCAATTATCCTTTTCTTTGTTTGGCATATCCAAGCGAGCAAGCAAGCGACACTAAAAAGCGGGACAGCCGTTCTAAGCATCCAAAAGCTTGCCACATTAGCCACTGCCCAGGAGCAAGTTAAAACCATTCTATCTAAAGAAGATAATAAATTATTTGGAAAGAACATCTCATTTAATCTTCCTGGAACGAAACGAACTGTTTTCTTAGTGGTTCCGGCAACCGTGACAGCAGGCGTTGATTTACAGCATGTCTCTAAGAATGATGTGGCTATTGATGAGAAAAACAAATCGATTCAGATTACGCTGCCGCATGCTACAATCTTAGAGGATCCAGCTGTTGACTTTAAAAATGTCCAAACTTATTCAAGTGAAGGCATTTTTCGAAATGACGTGAAAGCGGATGAAGAGGTTCAGCTTGAAGACCTCGCCTCTCAAAAAATTAAAAAAGAAGCCATTCAATCCGGGATACTAACAATCGCAGAAACGAATGCACAAACTACCCTACAGGATTTCTTTAAAAATTTGGGATATCAAGTTAAAATTAATTACAAATAA
- a CDS encoding urease subunit gamma translates to MKLTSREMEKLMVVVAADLARRRQARGLKLNYPEAIAIITYEVLEGARDGKTVAELMHDGTMILTRDDVMEGIPEMIPDIQVEATFPDGTKLVTVHDPIR, encoded by the coding sequence CTGAAACTGACGTCACGAGAGATGGAGAAGCTGATGGTGGTTGTGGCGGCAGACTTAGCGCGCCGTCGCCAAGCGAGAGGATTGAAATTGAATTATCCAGAAGCGATTGCCATTATCACTTATGAAGTATTAGAAGGAGCGCGAGACGGAAAGACCGTTGCTGAATTAATGCATGATGGGACAATGATTTTGACGAGAGATGACGTGATGGAAGGCATTCCAGAAATGATTCCTGATATTCAGGTCGAAGCGACGTTTCCAGATGGAACGAAGCTTGTGACGGTTCACGACCCGATTCGTTAA
- a CDS encoding alpha/beta hydrolase, protein MKERVNPELREVLEQFPPLDLDQFEMVREAGMEMIKASEIPVDERVSIADRQIPGPEKAPMVRVRIYEPKEKTETLPGLLWIHGGGYVIGSPEGDDGLCQRFVTDAKCVVVSVDYRLAPEHPYPSGLEDCYAALKWFSENASELGVDPTRIGVAGASAGGGLTAALALYARDHNGPELCFQMPLYPMIDDRNNTPSSLEITGNYIWNHDLNEKGWSMYLNGANGTDHVSYHAAPARADDLSGLPFTYTCVGQLDPFRDETLDYVTRLARAGVDVEFHLYPGCYHGFEGIAPNAEISKRAVSEYVEAANYVLHKEKLIKNKN, encoded by the coding sequence ATGAAAGAACGAGTGAATCCTGAGTTAAGAGAGGTTTTAGAGCAGTTCCCTCCACTAGACCTTGATCAATTTGAGATGGTAAGAGAAGCCGGAATGGAAATGATTAAGGCTTCAGAAATTCCTGTTGATGAGAGAGTTTCTATTGCCGACCGTCAGATTCCAGGTCCTGAAAAGGCTCCAATGGTTCGGGTTCGAATTTATGAGCCAAAAGAAAAGACGGAAACCTTACCAGGACTATTATGGATTCACGGTGGGGGTTATGTAATCGGCTCACCTGAAGGAGATGATGGGCTGTGCCAGCGCTTTGTAACAGATGCAAAATGCGTGGTTGTATCGGTTGATTATCGATTAGCACCTGAGCATCCGTATCCCTCTGGCCTTGAGGATTGCTATGCCGCACTTAAATGGTTCTCAGAAAACGCCTCAGAGCTAGGGGTTGATCCTACCCGAATCGGTGTAGCAGGTGCCAGTGCAGGGGGCGGACTGACAGCAGCACTTGCTCTCTATGCCCGTGATCATAATGGGCCAGAGCTCTGTTTCCAGATGCCGCTTTATCCAATGATCGATGATCGAAACAATACACCATCCAGTTTGGAAATTACAGGTAATTATATTTGGAATCACGATCTGAATGAAAAAGGTTGGTCTATGTATTTGAATGGAGCAAATGGGACGGACCATGTTTCTTATCATGCAGCACCGGCTCGGGCAGACGACCTCTCAGGCCTTCCTTTTACGTATACATGTGTTGGACAATTGGACCCATTCCGTGATGAGACCCTTGATTATGTCACTCGCCTTGCTCGAGCAGGAGTCGATGTCGAATTCCATCTCTATCCAGGCTGTTATCATGGATTTGAAGGAATTGCCCCGAATGCCGAAATCAGTAAACGGGCTGTAAGCGAATATGTTGAGGCAGCCAACTATGTGTTACATAAGGAGAAGCTTATTAAAAACAAAAATTAA
- a CDS encoding short-chain dehydrogenase: protein MNHALVIGGTGMLADVSLWLVDQGYHVSVIGRSLNKMEKLLQRESEHLSPLLVDYRDSKELHQKINETIQENGPINLVVAWIHSNAPNALSIISEELSLIGIEWKLFHIVGSKAALEQIKQPTKIYKNGHYYQVQLGFVLEGNHSRWLTNEEIASGVKDAIKEEKPVYTVGVLEPHERRP from the coding sequence ATGAATCATGCTTTAGTTATTGGAGGAACTGGTATGTTAGCTGACGTGTCATTGTGGTTGGTGGACCAAGGTTATCACGTTTCAGTTATAGGGAGAAGTTTGAACAAAATGGAAAAACTTCTTCAGAGAGAATCTGAACACCTCTCTCCATTATTAGTAGATTATAGGGACTCGAAAGAATTGCACCAAAAAATTAACGAAACCATTCAGGAAAACGGTCCGATTAACCTTGTGGTGGCATGGATTCATTCCAATGCTCCAAATGCTTTATCCATTATTAGTGAGGAACTCTCTTTAATAGGAATTGAGTGGAAATTATTTCACATAGTGGGAAGCAAAGCTGCACTAGAACAAATAAAGCAACCAACTAAAATCTATAAGAACGGTCATTACTATCAAGTTCAGCTTGGTTTTGTTCTTGAAGGAAACCATTCAAGATGGTTAACCAATGAAGAGATTGCGAGTGGCGTGAAGGATGCAATCAAAGAAGAAAAGCCGGTTTACACTGTAGGTGTCCTCGAACCGCATGAAAGGCGCCCCTAA
- the ureC gene encoding urease subunit alpha has product MSFQMSRRQYADMFGPTVGDKVRLADTELFIEVEKDCTTYGDEVKFGGGKVIRDGMGQHPLATRKEAMDLVLTNALIVDYTGIYKADIGIKEGLIASIGKAGNPLIMDQVDMVIGASTEIVAAEGMIVTAGGIDAHIHFISPQQIETAITSGITTMIGGGTGPATGTNATTCTPGEWNMHRMLEAAEEFPVNLGFLGKGNASNEAALEEQIESGAIGLKLHEDWGTTASAIDTALKVADRYDVQVAIHTDTLNEGGFVEHTLNAIDGRTIHTYHTEGAGGGHAPDIIKAASLPNILPSSTNPTRPYTVNTLEEHLDMLMVCHHLDPGVPEDLAFADSRIRKETIAAEDVLHDLGVFSMISSDSQAMGRVGEVITRTWQTADKMKKQRGAYEKDKGGGDNARVKRYIAKYTINPALTHGISEHVGSIEVGKLADLVLWDPAFFGVKPNLVIKGGFIAYSLMGDPNASIPTPQPVIYRPMFGTFGNAKNSTAITFVSKIAFERGVHQQLGLKKLVKPISGTRNLTKKEMIFNGETPSIEVDPQTYEVKVDGILVTCEPAEVLPMAQRYFLF; this is encoded by the coding sequence ATGAGCTTTCAGATGTCGCGCCGGCAATATGCGGATATGTTTGGACCGACAGTAGGCGACAAAGTTCGTTTAGCTGATACTGAACTTTTTATTGAAGTAGAGAAGGATTGCACGACTTATGGTGATGAGGTCAAGTTTGGCGGCGGTAAAGTCATTCGAGATGGGATGGGACAACATCCGCTTGCGACACGAAAGGAAGCGATGGATCTTGTCTTAACAAATGCCCTTATTGTTGACTATACAGGCATATATAAAGCCGATATCGGGATAAAAGAGGGATTGATTGCTTCAATCGGAAAAGCCGGCAATCCTTTGATAATGGATCAAGTTGATATGGTGATTGGCGCCTCTACAGAGATTGTAGCAGCAGAAGGCATGATCGTGACAGCTGGTGGAATCGATGCGCACATCCATTTTATCTCACCACAACAGATTGAGACGGCGATCACCTCCGGAATTACCACTATGATTGGTGGTGGGACCGGCCCAGCTACTGGAACGAATGCGACAACTTGTACCCCTGGTGAATGGAACATGCATCGCATGCTGGAAGCGGCAGAAGAATTTCCGGTTAATTTAGGTTTTCTGGGAAAAGGCAATGCCTCAAATGAAGCCGCTCTTGAAGAACAAATTGAATCTGGCGCGATCGGGCTCAAGCTTCATGAGGATTGGGGAACGACCGCATCGGCCATTGATACCGCCTTAAAAGTTGCCGATCGCTATGATGTTCAGGTTGCCATCCATACGGATACTCTAAATGAAGGCGGTTTTGTGGAGCATACTCTGAACGCAATTGATGGACGAACGATTCATACATATCATACAGAAGGAGCTGGCGGCGGACATGCTCCGGATATTATTAAAGCAGCGAGTCTGCCTAATATTCTCCCTTCCTCCACGAATCCGACACGTCCATATACAGTCAATACTTTAGAAGAACATCTGGATATGCTGATGGTTTGCCACCATTTAGATCCAGGTGTACCAGAGGATTTGGCCTTTGCTGATTCAAGAATTCGTAAAGAAACCATTGCGGCAGAGGACGTCCTTCATGATTTAGGTGTTTTCAGCATGATTTCGTCTGATTCGCAAGCTATGGGGCGAGTCGGTGAGGTGATCACCCGTACCTGGCAGACGGCTGACAAAATGAAAAAGCAGCGAGGCGCTTATGAAAAGGATAAAGGCGGAGGGGATAATGCACGTGTTAAACGCTATATTGCAAAATACACGATTAACCCTGCTCTCACTCATGGGATTTCTGAACATGTCGGTTCGATTGAAGTTGGAAAACTAGCCGATCTTGTTCTTTGGGACCCTGCCTTCTTTGGCGTCAAGCCAAACCTTGTTATAAAAGGCGGCTTTATCGCCTACAGTCTAATGGGTGACCCGAATGCAAGTATTCCAACACCGCAGCCGGTGATTTACCGTCCCATGTTTGGTACGTTTGGAAACGCTAAGAATTCAACAGCCATCACCTTTGTCTCTAAGATAGCTTTTGAAAGAGGTGTTCATCAACAATTAGGTTTAAAAAAACTGGTGAAACCAATATCCGGAACTCGAAACCTTACAAAAAAAGAGATGATTTTTAATGGAGAAACACCTTCAATCGAAGTAGACCCGCAAACCTATGAGGTAAAGGTGGATGGGATTTTAGTTACCTGTGAGCCAGCGGAAGTTCTTCCAATGGCACAACGTTACTTTTTATTTTGA
- a CDS encoding response regulator transcription factor, whose amino-acid sequence MTTLLVVDDDPHIRELIRVILSHEGLSVLEAADGKAGLQLIESEKIDLMILDIMMPNMDGWELCREVRAYYSEALPILMLTAKGETKQKVKGFDLGADDYMVKPFAPEELVARVKALLKRSQINLANKIEFNQMVIDRASYKVSSNDQEWTLPLKEFELLFKLASHPDKTFSREQLIEDIWGYDYEGDERTVDVHIKRLRERFSDPNCPFKITTVRGLGYRLEVTG is encoded by the coding sequence ATGACCACTTTATTAGTTGTGGATGATGATCCGCATATTCGCGAGTTGATCCGCGTCATTTTGTCTCATGAAGGCTTATCCGTTCTTGAGGCAGCAGACGGAAAGGCGGGGCTCCAACTCATTGAATCTGAAAAAATTGACTTAATGATTCTTGATATTATGATGCCAAACATGGATGGCTGGGAGCTTTGCAGAGAAGTACGAGCTTATTATTCGGAGGCCCTTCCCATTCTCATGCTGACAGCAAAAGGCGAAACCAAACAAAAAGTTAAGGGCTTTGATTTGGGTGCAGATGATTACATGGTAAAGCCCTTCGCTCCAGAAGAATTGGTAGCTCGAGTGAAGGCTTTGCTTAAGCGATCACAAATCAATTTGGCCAATAAAATTGAATTCAACCAAATGGTCATCGATCGCGCTTCCTATAAAGTCTCATCCAACGATCAAGAATGGACACTTCCTTTAAAAGAATTTGAACTTTTATTTAAGCTTGCCTCTCATCCTGATAAAACCTTTTCGCGGGAGCAGTTGATTGAGGATATATGGGGATATGATTATGAGGGTGATGAGCGTACAGTAGATGTCCATATTAAACGTTTAAGGGAACGTTTCTCCGACCCTAATTGTCCCTTTAAGATTACAACTGTAAGAGGGCTTGGTTATCGTCTAGAGGTGACGGGATGA
- a CDS encoding response regulator transcription factor has translation MITIGIAEDQALMRESLAIAKGLEADLEIAWKTETGRQTVDAIKENKVDVVLMDLRMPDMDGVTATKSIHSMYPKTKVIVLTTFDHDEWILDAIHAGASLCLLKEVPPKQLLEAIRLIHSNQFLLSKWTDEWRKFAPEIQFKANLRDQNGWAAQTKQDKWSVDQETLTHRDLEILSRIGQNLTNVEIAQALFLTEGIVKNYISNLYLKIGVKNRAEAIRYCKQKGIV, from the coding sequence ATGATTACAATAGGTATAGCAGAGGACCAAGCGTTGATGCGAGAAAGTCTGGCCATTGCTAAGGGTCTTGAGGCTGATTTAGAGATAGCTTGGAAAACGGAGACAGGGCGTCAGACGGTAGATGCCATCAAAGAAAACAAGGTCGATGTTGTTCTCATGGATCTAAGGATGCCAGACATGGATGGCGTGACCGCGACCAAGTCTATCCATTCAATGTATCCAAAGACCAAAGTGATTGTCCTTACAACCTTTGATCATGATGAGTGGATATTAGACGCTATTCATGCCGGAGCCTCTCTTTGTTTATTAAAAGAAGTGCCTCCAAAGCAACTATTAGAGGCGATCCGGCTCATCCACTCCAATCAATTTCTGCTAAGCAAATGGACAGATGAATGGAGAAAGTTTGCACCTGAAATCCAATTTAAAGCAAACCTAAGGGATCAAAATGGATGGGCAGCCCAAACGAAACAAGATAAATGGTCAGTTGATCAAGAGACATTAACTCATCGTGATTTAGAAATTTTAAGCCGCATTGGTCAAAATCTGACAAACGTTGAAATTGCACAAGCCTTATTTCTGACAGAAGGAATCGTCAAAAATTATATTTCGAATCTCTATCTAAAAATCGGTGTCAAAAACAGGGCTGAAGCAATCCGTTATTGTAAGCAGAAGGGGATTGTGTGA
- a CDS encoding urease subunit beta, with the protein MIPGEYRLKKAPISCNQGKEAIAVTVMNKGDRPIQIGSHFHFYEVNHALHFERDRAFGRHLDIPAGTAVRFEPGDEKEVPLVLFSGERKVYGLNNRTNGSVVREEES; encoded by the coding sequence ATGATACCAGGTGAGTATCGACTGAAGAAAGCCCCTATTAGTTGTAATCAAGGAAAAGAAGCCATCGCTGTAACCGTGATGAACAAAGGGGATCGCCCTATTCAAATAGGTTCACATTTCCATTTTTATGAAGTCAATCATGCCCTCCATTTTGAAAGAGATCGGGCTTTTGGCCGGCATTTGGATATTCCAGCGGGCACAGCTGTTCGTTTTGAACCAGGTGATGAAAAAGAAGTTCCCTTAGTTCTCTTTTCAGGTGAGAGAAAAGTTTATGGTCTCAATAATAGGACGAACGGATCGGTTGTTAGGGAGGAAGAGTCATGA
- the abc-f gene encoding ribosomal protection-like ABC-F family protein yields MTLLKCEKISKSYKDKLVLKEISFTINRGEKVGLVGVNGAGKSTLARILMGEDIQDRGSLIKPEKIGYLAQSTEDMIVNTSVGFEDEDRLKKKLQMMSELGLKTSTTFQAGSSGGERTKLALSAMWEAETELLILDEPTNHLDQQGIEWLIKSLSAFTGAALIISHDRYFLDQVVTKILELDHSVCTEYVGHYSDYRLEKKKRYEKRVKAYELKLKQEQKLEAEIGRLKGWSNKAHTEARQVAIQTGMKFGGKEFYRAKAKKMDKQVKSRIKRLEKLKNNGLTRPEDEESIFYQFQESGKRGHRLIEVSGLTKTKGERLLFEQASFYIKSGERVGLVGVNGCGKTTLLRLLLGLEEPDTGSIWISPTAKVGYLSQDVLDLDDSLFPLDFLAGRDLKHGREAARTLLMHMGFDTEQPQQRIGTLSLGERTKVKLARLLLQQVDVLILDEPTNHLDLRNREQLEETLLSFSGTMIVVSHDRYFLNKLTNKQLVFEGKQIKRFERNRDNQPSKQDREAEKLLMDTKLSELLAKLALSKKKDDEYKALEERYLALLAEKRQLESN; encoded by the coding sequence ATGACCCTATTGAAATGTGAAAAAATCAGTAAATCGTATAAGGATAAACTTGTTTTAAAAGAGATTAGTTTTACCATCAATCGAGGAGAAAAGGTGGGTCTCGTTGGCGTTAATGGTGCAGGTAAGTCGACACTTGCCCGTATTCTTATGGGGGAAGACATTCAGGATCGAGGAAGTTTAATTAAGCCTGAAAAAATCGGTTATTTAGCGCAGAGCACTGAAGACATGATAGTTAATACCTCGGTTGGTTTTGAAGATGAAGACCGTTTAAAAAAGAAGCTTCAGATGATGAGTGAGTTGGGACTGAAAACAAGTACAACTTTTCAAGCGGGCTCTAGCGGTGGAGAACGGACCAAACTGGCCTTATCTGCAATGTGGGAGGCAGAGACTGAACTCCTTATTTTAGATGAGCCCACGAATCATCTTGATCAGCAAGGCATTGAGTGGCTCATAAAATCTTTATCTGCTTTTACAGGGGCAGCCCTTATCATATCCCATGACCGTTATTTTCTCGATCAAGTGGTTACAAAAATACTGGAATTAGACCATTCTGTCTGTACAGAATACGTTGGCCATTATTCTGACTATCGCCTTGAGAAGAAGAAAAGATATGAGAAACGGGTCAAAGCGTATGAACTTAAACTGAAACAGGAGCAAAAGTTAGAAGCAGAGATTGGTAGGCTTAAAGGCTGGTCGAATAAAGCCCATACCGAAGCGCGGCAGGTGGCTATTCAGACCGGTATGAAGTTTGGCGGTAAGGAGTTTTACCGTGCCAAAGCTAAGAAAATGGATAAACAAGTGAAATCACGAATTAAACGTTTGGAAAAGTTGAAGAATAATGGGTTAACAAGACCTGAGGACGAAGAATCGATTTTCTATCAATTTCAAGAAAGCGGTAAAAGGGGACATCGTTTGATAGAGGTGTCTGGTTTAACTAAAACCAAAGGTGAGCGATTACTGTTTGAGCAAGCTTCTTTTTATATCAAGAGTGGGGAACGAGTAGGACTTGTGGGTGTAAATGGATGCGGGAAGACGACCTTGCTCCGCCTTTTACTTGGATTGGAAGAACCAGATACCGGTTCAATTTGGATCAGTCCCACTGCCAAGGTTGGTTACTTGAGTCAGGATGTTCTCGATTTAGATGATTCCTTGTTCCCACTTGATTTTTTGGCAGGCAGGGATTTGAAGCATGGACGTGAAGCAGCTCGGACACTCCTCATGCACATGGGCTTTGACACCGAGCAGCCTCAACAAAGAATTGGGACTCTCAGTCTCGGCGAACGGACAAAGGTTAAGCTTGCGCGTTTGCTCCTGCAGCAAGTGGATGTCTTGATTTTAGATGAACCCACCAATCATTTGGACTTAAGGAATCGTGAGCAATTGGAAGAGACGCTGCTAAGTTTTTCTGGAACCATGATAGTTGTCTCCCATGACCGGTATTTCTTAAACAAATTAACGAACAAACAGCTTGTATTTGAAGGCAAACAAATTAAACGGTTTGAAAGGAACCGTGATAATCAGCCTTCCAAACAAGACCGGGAAGCCGAAAAGCTTTTAATGGATACAAAGCTATCAGAACTACTAGCTAAGTTAGCGCTTTCGAAAAAGAAAGATGACGAGTACAAGGCGCTTGAAGAGCGTTACTTGGCTCTCTTAGCAGAAAAAAGACAGCTCGAATCCAATTAA
- a CDS encoding urease accessory protein UreF: MINGLYPLLQLCDSNFPSGTFSHSFGFETYIQEGKISDPLTLLSALKRYCCKQLTYVEGLACRLAYESLDAGCFSEVFKWDHYLYASNLAEETRLGNRRIGERLAKLCLELYPSNELEEYVEAIKKKEAYGHSSIVFALVCHDLNISIRETLQAYLYSSVSSLVQNAVRGIPLGQTDGQKILVNMQEEINHALKLINRASREEFGAVSPGLEMAQMNHERLTVRLFMS; encoded by the coding sequence ATGATTAATGGACTCTATCCATTGCTTCAATTATGCGATTCGAACTTCCCATCTGGTACGTTTTCTCATTCCTTTGGTTTTGAGACCTACATACAAGAAGGAAAGATTTCAGATCCATTAACCTTACTATCTGCTTTAAAAAGGTATTGTTGCAAGCAGCTTACTTATGTAGAAGGACTTGCCTGTCGATTGGCCTATGAAAGTTTAGATGCCGGCTGCTTTTCCGAGGTGTTTAAATGGGACCATTATTTGTATGCCTCTAACCTGGCTGAGGAAACGCGTCTTGGCAATCGCCGAATAGGAGAGCGGTTAGCTAAGCTGTGCCTTGAACTTTATCCCTCTAATGAGTTGGAGGAGTATGTTGAGGCGATTAAAAAGAAGGAGGCTTACGGTCATTCGTCAATTGTTTTTGCCTTGGTCTGTCACGATTTAAACATTTCAATTCGTGAAACGCTTCAGGCTTATCTCTATTCAAGTGTGTCATCTCTTGTTCAAAATGCTGTCCGAGGCATTCCGTTAGGGCAGACCGATGGGCAAAAAATCCTCGTTAATATGCAAGAGGAGATTAATCATGCCCTGAAACTTATAAATAGAGCCAGTCGTGAAGAATTTGGAGCTGTCAGTCCTGGCTTAGAAATGGCGCAAATGAATCATGAACGGTTAACCGTCCGTCTTTTCATGTCTTGA
- a CDS encoding zinc ribbon domain-containing protein translates to MANQGCIKCGSQDIGQKDVAMTGTGLSKMFDIQSNQFTVVYCKKCGYSEFYNKQSSTASNILDLFLGS, encoded by the coding sequence ATGGCGAATCAGGGATGTATTAAATGCGGCAGTCAGGATATTGGCCAGAAGGATGTGGCGATGACAGGCACTGGATTATCCAAGATGTTTGATATCCAAAGTAATCAGTTCACAGTTGTTTATTGTAAGAAATGCGGGTATTCCGAGTTTTACAATAAACAATCCTCTACAGCGTCCAATATTTTGGATTTGTTTTTAGGTTCTTGA